In a genomic window of Thermogemmata fonticola:
- a CDS encoding DNA polymerase, which produces MESGFATLPGSLAICQSETVHEVPEALDVDLAELRQELAGSELVVFDFETSGVRPRFAVVAGIGFYFPASRRVFYINCNHGLHDPDIPRYPEKKVAAAIRPFFRDRTKHAVAHNATFDVRMLYRLGIDVRCRVSCTMVLTHRLDENLRSFGSGQTTHYHLPAVTYGLKELTQVFFRCKPPTLHDVIGERNTLNAPPRLVADYCRIDVVNTYNLFSRFHAVLGVGDPLNPSPRDLLRRHLDPVYRLAAEIDDPNNLVLARMMWEGVGIDAAEAVRQRDRYQRSIQACRDEIWRSLNVRWPLETPANVLRVMRSLGVKDDLSYDPFAAYPDPSVDWRVSVASEVLLDVYESVNDPFKRRIMALLLSMSLMKQRLSAFLDTLPAKARYSGDRLYPDRFDSTLVTTRFSSSPNLQNLPGKADKEEAWQRELPNPCKEYSRTRNLFVARPGCVLVSIDLKAAEPRYMALLFQRALRSRSEDYLDKRRRARRERQERYPDLMAAMRRLQDKRPTQPFEVQWPNITDDPLWRVFKHGVPTDDPYNALLIAMDPAGHQQAIAQGSEKKWLKDNRNRGKTAFLAFAYGASAANLAPQLGWSLAQTEQAIRNIETSYPTLIPLRQLTLLEMIHLGQVENLWGRPRRINGYYQLARPEPVTVRFRLRRPTPRSYVARIIPLGSTSPALSQSGSLAGGGVQAFVEQCYIELEEGVRGEVVLAGNPDGTLAYAARSDPFVRAPHFNNPPFRNISFSLIRWVEDGDGLRRLFPRQAHAWRMAFNSLCQATGADHLRWIMNNVDREVSLKPRFRDCKLVLTVHDSLVYEVPEEKLQPFVKSARQVACRQPPWADIDFKVEVEWGRRFGEMKELP; this is translated from the coding sequence GTGGAGAGCGGTTTTGCAACCCTGCCTGGCAGTCTTGCAATTTGCCAGAGTGAAACGGTGCATGAGGTCCCCGAGGCCCTCGACGTGGACCTGGCCGAGCTTCGTCAGGAGTTGGCCGGCTCGGAGCTAGTGGTGTTCGACTTCGAGACTTCGGGGGTCAGGCCCCGCTTCGCGGTGGTTGCGGGGATCGGCTTCTACTTCCCGGCATCGCGGCGAGTCTTCTACATCAACTGCAACCACGGCCTGCACGACCCGGACATCCCCCGCTATCCCGAAAAGAAGGTCGCCGCCGCGATCCGCCCCTTCTTCCGCGACCGGACCAAGCACGCCGTCGCCCACAACGCCACGTTCGATGTCCGCATGCTTTACCGCCTGGGGATCGACGTGCGGTGCCGCGTCTCCTGCACGATGGTCCTTACCCACCGACTCGATGAGAACCTACGGTCCTTCGGCAGCGGGCAAACCACGCACTACCACCTGCCCGCCGTGACTTACGGGTTGAAGGAACTGACCCAGGTATTCTTCCGCTGTAAGCCACCGACACTCCATGACGTGATCGGCGAGCGGAACACCTTGAACGCCCCGCCCCGGCTCGTCGCCGACTACTGCCGAATCGACGTGGTAAACACCTATAACCTCTTCAGCCGCTTCCATGCGGTTCTCGGCGTAGGTGACCCTCTGAACCCGTCGCCTCGCGACCTGCTGCGGCGGCACCTTGACCCGGTGTACCGGCTGGCCGCTGAGATCGACGACCCGAACAACTTGGTGCTGGCTCGCATGATGTGGGAAGGCGTCGGCATCGACGCCGCCGAGGCCGTCCGTCAAAGGGACCGCTATCAGCGGTCCATCCAGGCGTGCCGCGACGAAATATGGCGAAGCCTCAATGTCCGCTGGCCGCTCGAAACTCCGGCGAACGTGCTGCGGGTGATGCGGAGCTTGGGCGTCAAGGACGACCTGAGTTACGACCCCTTCGCCGCCTACCCGGACCCGAGCGTGGACTGGCGGGTATCGGTCGCCAGTGAAGTCTTGCTCGACGTTTACGAGAGCGTCAACGACCCGTTCAAGCGGCGGATCATGGCCCTGCTGCTGTCCATGTCACTCATGAAGCAGCGGCTGTCGGCGTTCCTCGACACCCTGCCGGCCAAGGCCCGCTACAGCGGCGACCGGCTCTACCCGGACCGCTTCGACAGCACGCTGGTGACGACACGGTTCTCGTCCTCGCCGAACCTCCAGAACCTTCCGGGTAAGGCCGACAAGGAGGAGGCTTGGCAGAGGGAACTTCCCAACCCGTGCAAGGAGTACAGCCGAACCCGGAACCTGTTCGTCGCCCGGCCTGGCTGCGTACTGGTGTCCATCGACCTCAAGGCCGCCGAGCCGAGGTACATGGCCCTCTTGTTCCAGCGGGCCTTGCGAAGCAGGAGCGAGGACTATCTGGATAAGCGTCGGCGTGCCCGTCGGGAGCGGCAGGAACGTTACCCGGACCTGATGGCCGCCATGCGGCGGTTGCAGGACAAGAGGCCGACGCAGCCCTTCGAGGTCCAGTGGCCGAACATCACCGACGACCCACTCTGGCGGGTCTTCAAGCACGGCGTGCCCACCGACGACCCCTACAACGCCCTGCTGATCGCGATGGACCCTGCCGGCCACCAGCAGGCCATCGCTCAAGGGTCCGAAAAGAAGTGGCTCAAGGACAACCGGAATCGAGGCAAGACGGCATTCCTGGCCTTTGCCTACGGGGCGTCCGCCGCAAACCTGGCCCCCCAACTCGGCTGGAGCCTGGCCCAAACGGAGCAGGCCATCCGCAACATTGAAACCTCCTACCCTACGCTCATCCCGCTGCGGCAACTGACCCTCCTGGAGATGATCCACCTGGGTCAGGTCGAAAACCTGTGGGGACGCCCCCGCCGGATCAACGGCTACTACCAACTGGCCCGGCCCGAGCCGGTCACGGTCCGCTTCCGGCTCCGGCGACCTACTCCCCGGTCCTACGTCGCCCGCATCATCCCCCTGGGATCGACCTCACCCGCCCTGAGCCAGAGCGGCAGCCTGGCGGGCGGTGGCGTGCAAGCATTCGTGGAGCAGTGCTACATCGAGTTGGAGGAGGGAGTTCGCGGCGAGGTCGTCTTGGCCGGCAACCCGGACGGCACACTGGCCTACGCCGCCCGGTCCGACCCGTTCGTGCGTGCCCCGCACTTCAACAACCCGCCGTTCCGCAACATCAGCTTCTCGCTCATCCGCTGGGTCGAGGACGGCGATGGTCTGCGGCGGCTATTCCCCCGGCAGGCCCACGCCTGGCGGATGGCGTTCAACTCGCTCTGCCAGGCGACCGGGGCCGACCACCTTCGCTGGATCATGAACAACGTGGACCGGGAGGTTTCCCTCAAGCCCCGATTCCGGGACTGCAAGCTCGTGCTGACCGTCCACGATTCGCTGGTCTACGAGGTTCCCGAAGAGAAGCTGCAACCGTTCGTGAAGTCTGCCCGGCAAGTCGCCTGCCGCCAGCCGCCGTGGGCCGACATCGACTTCAAAGTCGAGGTTGAGTGGGGCCGCCGCTTCGGCGAAATGAAGGAATTGCCCTAA
- a CDS encoding DUF6908 domain-containing protein produces MNNVKQIIELLGGFERLMHEPIRLTVEGFMPLNIEYIGTGPRGGLLLSIMHHYTQHGDLMRDPDLVVEVIQAEDRWLPVSYQQDSLGIYQEAVSVEGEKLVERSRLVADLLRFMGQWDRNLGEQSFVEAARSLGKSESPD; encoded by the coding sequence ATGAACAATGTCAAACAGATCATTGAGCTTCTGGGCGGCTTCGAGCGGCTGATGCACGAGCCAATTCGGCTCACGGTCGAAGGGTTCATGCCCCTGAACATCGAGTACATCGGTACGGGGCCGCGAGGCGGCCTGCTCTTGTCCATCATGCATCACTACACGCAGCACGGCGACCTCATGCGGGACCCCGACCTAGTGGTAGAGGTCATCCAGGCCGAGGATCGGTGGCTGCCGGTGTCGTACCAGCAGGATTCGCTCGGGATCTACCAAGAGGCGGTCAGCGTCGAGGGGGAAAAGCTGGTCGAGCGGTCGCGGCTGGTGGCCGACCTGCTGCGATTCATGGGGCAGTGGGACCGGAACCTGGGCGAGCAGAGCTTCGTCGAGGCGGCCCGGTCGCTTGGCAAGTCGGAGTCGCCAGACTGA
- a CDS encoding DUF5640 domain-containing protein, giving the protein MAHLPPKFAVKLGLQVVALISFTLLAGCGSSVDPKRAIVGTWQVGDTAEWVFNADGTSVQKMLKDGKESKGTYKIIDGDKIDMTSESGGHVVQSQYRFDGNDRLIILMGVSERPTRISEAAGATGPRLHGKGGGIIVKLSRKG; this is encoded by the coding sequence ATGGCTCACTTGCCGCCGAAGTTTGCGGTCAAGCTCGGCCTTCAAGTCGTCGCACTCATCAGCTTCACCCTCCTGGCCGGCTGCGGTTCCTCCGTAGACCCGAAGCGAGCTATCGTCGGCACCTGGCAGGTGGGCGACACCGCCGAGTGGGTCTTCAACGCGGACGGAACGTCGGTGCAGAAGATGCTCAAGGACGGCAAGGAATCGAAAGGGACGTACAAGATCATCGACGGCGACAAGATCGACATGACCTCCGAAAGCGGCGGGCACGTGGTCCAGAGCCAGTACCGTTTCGACGGGAATGATCGACTCATCATCCTCATGGGCGTTTCGGAACGTCCGACACGAATCAGCGAAGCGGCTGGGGCAACTGGACCCCGCCTCCACGGCAAGGGCGGTGGGATCATCGTCAAGCTCAGTCGCAAGGGGTAG
- a CDS encoding DEAD/DEAH box helicase gives MSDLAAVETILGQTRIEPRPYQARIVAKTLGMFLGSHRNGAGEVEPAARSVMIESPTGSGKTVMGLLVARALQDLAGVRVGWVAMRRNLLQQAEAENRAKGIGVDPIRFISMFEKDPPTDIDLLVLDEGHHDAAGSMAHLHNVIRPRWILGLTATPFRTDRVQLCFDKTVKDAGIHRLIQDGFLSQYDHYTVPKWDVGQLADLYCSDQQRWGKSVFFFHSVADCHALDRLLRERGVRSDVVTGTSDRESQLEAFRQGDLQVLANCMVLTEGFDDPSLQTAWVRPSGRGPTIQMAGRALRKCPGLEAKQVVQCKQTRHPFLKTARPRQQFLWEPDGWKSLTINPKIQTCAENACRVIAQTVVELPAFLQQKQPRRPRRLRF, from the coding sequence GTGTCAGACCTGGCAGCCGTCGAAACGATCCTGGGGCAGACCCGCATTGAGCCTCGGCCCTACCAGGCCCGGATCGTCGCCAAGACGCTCGGGATGTTTCTCGGAAGCCACCGCAACGGGGCCGGCGAGGTCGAGCCAGCGGCCCGGTCGGTGATGATCGAGTCGCCGACCGGCAGCGGCAAGACGGTCATGGGGCTCTTGGTCGCCCGGGCGTTGCAGGACCTGGCCGGAGTCCGCGTCGGCTGGGTCGCCATGCGGCGGAACCTGCTCCAGCAGGCCGAGGCCGAGAACCGGGCCAAGGGCATCGGCGTCGATCCCATCCGCTTCATCTCGATGTTCGAGAAGGACCCGCCTACCGACATCGACCTGCTGGTGCTGGACGAGGGGCACCACGACGCCGCCGGCTCGATGGCCCATTTGCACAACGTCATCCGGCCCCGCTGGATTCTCGGCCTGACCGCCACGCCGTTCCGAACCGACCGGGTGCAACTCTGCTTCGACAAGACGGTGAAGGACGCCGGCATCCATCGGCTCATCCAGGACGGCTTCCTGAGCCAGTACGACCACTACACCGTGCCCAAGTGGGACGTGGGCCAACTCGCCGACCTGTACTGCTCCGACCAGCAACGGTGGGGCAAGTCCGTGTTCTTCTTCCACTCAGTAGCCGACTGCCACGCCCTGGACCGCCTACTCAGGGAGCGGGGCGTCCGCAGCGACGTGGTGACTGGGACGAGCGACCGGGAATCACAACTCGAAGCCTTCCGGCAGGGCGACTTGCAGGTGCTGGCAAATTGCATGGTGCTGACCGAGGGATTTGACGACCCGAGCTTGCAGACCGCCTGGGTCCGCCCCTCCGGTCGCGGCCCGACGATCCAGATGGCAGGCCGTGCCCTGCGGAAGTGCCCCGGCCTGGAGGCCAAGCAGGTCGTCCAATGCAAGCAGACCCGACATCCGTTCCTCAAAACGGCCCGGCCCCGTCAGCAATTCCTATGGGAGCCAGACGGCTGGAAGTCGCTGACCATCAACCCCAAGATTCAAACCTGTGCCGAGAACGCATGCCGCGTCATCGCCCAGACGGTCGTGGAACTGCCCGCCTTCCTCCAGCAGAAGCAGCCTCGCCGCCCCCGCCGGCTGCGGTTCTGA
- a CDS encoding DUF932 domain-containing protein, giving the protein MVASGKRFDYTFSAVNDLVVQTKQDERSGQPVVAAVLVNGEPLEPTERFWTSLYARYGFNGSVFKYFRHDEVFERIAQAESDRLRLCVERDEAGGKNRLLAVSSPTKPIVRHDDLMDTLTRYGGQGVRYADGIVESTHAPRAGSGSFQIAGDDFSNRFVLATPIDGYGLPNVYLSLLRHVCTNGAVGYAKAFRSSLAIGRGNDDVNYSIVRALDGFNNEEGFAALRQRFDAAAKSWASVYEAQSLYKHLVKLLAHRHVGWDGAALVGSASIARLLHATEAMAGQAPQPGTGLDEIGSPLLAAFHRMTGDTSRLYGLANLDALSAKRQRTLPVRCKVYDLLNFASEVATHHADEYGSRSSQAWLGSLVSGEYDLENSCDSFDDFQAFFLDRKLDGETALELQKVGG; this is encoded by the coding sequence ATGGTCGCTTCGGGCAAGCGTTTCGACTACACCTTCTCCGCCGTCAACGACCTAGTGGTGCAGACCAAGCAGGACGAGCGGTCGGGCCAGCCGGTCGTGGCCGCCGTGCTGGTGAACGGCGAGCCACTGGAGCCAACCGAGCGGTTCTGGACGAGCCTCTACGCCCGCTACGGGTTCAACGGCTCGGTCTTCAAGTATTTCCGGCATGATGAGGTCTTCGAGCGGATCGCCCAGGCCGAGTCCGACCGCCTGCGGCTGTGCGTCGAGCGGGACGAGGCCGGCGGCAAGAACCGGCTCCTGGCCGTCAGCAGCCCGACCAAGCCCATCGTCCGCCACGACGACCTGATGGACACGCTCACCCGTTACGGCGGGCAAGGGGTCCGCTACGCGGATGGGATCGTGGAGTCCACCCACGCTCCGCGAGCCGGGTCCGGCAGCTTCCAGATCGCCGGTGATGACTTCAGCAACCGTTTCGTGCTGGCCACCCCCATCGACGGGTACGGCCTGCCGAACGTCTACCTGTCACTCCTGCGGCATGTCTGCACCAACGGTGCGGTCGGCTACGCCAAGGCTTTCCGTTCCTCCCTCGCCATCGGCAGGGGCAATGACGATGTGAACTACTCCATCGTCCGTGCCCTGGATGGGTTCAACAACGAGGAGGGGTTCGCGGCCCTGCGTCAGCGGTTCGACGCGGCGGCGAAGTCCTGGGCCAGCGTTTACGAGGCCCAGAGTCTCTACAAGCACCTGGTCAAGCTGCTGGCCCACCGGCACGTGGGCTGGGACGGGGCGGCGTTGGTCGGGTCGGCGAGCATCGCCCGCCTGCTCCACGCGACCGAGGCCATGGCAGGTCAGGCCCCGCAGCCCGGCACCGGCCTGGACGAGATCGGCAGCCCGCTCCTGGCCGCCTTCCACCGCATGACGGGCGACACCAGCCGGCTCTATGGCCTGGCGAACCTCGACGCCCTGTCGGCCAAGCGGCAGCGGACGCTGCCGGTCCGGTGCAAGGTCTATGACCTGCTGAACTTTGCCAGCGAAGTCGCCACGCACCACGCCGACGAGTACGGGTCGCGGTCATCCCAGGCGTGGCTCGGCTCGCTCGTCAGCGGCGAGTACGACCTGGAGAACTCCTGCGACAGCTTCGACGACTTCCAGGCGTTCTTCCTGGACCGCAAGCTCGATGGCGAGACGGCCCTGGAGCTTCAGAAGGTCGGGGGCTGA
- a CDS encoding helix-turn-helix domain-containing protein, with protein sequence MSKTIPPAATRYKLIRDSILPIQQKWLLEVLNRYQGANDTCWVRQETLARDCSYSDTRQVRRLLTDLFRLGIVSITSPNGANHCNHYSINEPALIRLQQRTLPPADTEDPFDRTRKTAQADTEVRPLRRTQKTAGKPLTRSVKTPTKTEDGGRDDLRSGEGGGGDSPGYSSSPNPAREGNAFSGSRTRAAPDSGSPDSGWDNNAQLSDFIKYLPSEEVYAKVELIRLSENDNPMVRSTRDPNSVAAGHVTLMKEIETERGRHPDPWEIADATNDQVFRGLKQLSWGLLVSRKVLKTGRSAREEFKYQIVRRMRDKDYCTSPLGQNSADAHHRRIEEMKRDAALSGDNPSRPCGLWSDTVESGDNHLSGPSLEANPIRRNHRLETLLELKRLNPDDSELDQLIREVQEETAEE encoded by the coding sequence ATGTCCAAGACCATTCCACCGGCAGCAACTCGCTACAAACTCATCCGCGACAGCATCCTCCCGATTCAGCAGAAGTGGCTCCTTGAGGTCCTGAACCGTTACCAGGGGGCCAATGACACCTGCTGGGTGCGACAGGAGACCCTCGCCCGCGACTGTTCCTATAGCGACACGCGGCAGGTGCGACGACTACTAACGGACCTGTTCCGGCTGGGCATCGTCTCGATCACGTCGCCCAACGGTGCGAATCACTGCAACCACTACTCGATCAATGAGCCGGCCTTGATCCGTCTCCAGCAGAGGACGCTCCCTCCGGCGGACACGGAAGACCCTTTCGACCGGACACGGAAGACCGCCCAGGCGGACACAGAAGTCCGCCCACTCCGGCGGACACAGAAGACCGCCGGAAAACCCCTAACCCGTTCAGTTAAAACCCCAACGAAAACCGAAGACGGGGGCCGGGATGATCTTCGATCAGGGGAGGGGGGAGGGGGTGACTCACCCGGCTACTCTAGCTCCCCCAATCCTGCTCGGGAGGGGAACGCCTTCTCTGGCTCAAGAACGAGGGCCGCCCCTGATTCTGGCTCGCCCGACTCTGGATGGGATAACAACGCCCAACTCTCTGACTTCATCAAATACCTGCCGAGCGAGGAAGTCTACGCCAAGGTTGAACTCATCCGGCTCTCTGAGAATGACAACCCGATGGTCCGGTCCACCAGGGACCCCAACTCTGTTGCTGCTGGTCACGTGACCCTCATGAAGGAGATCGAGACAGAGAGGGGCCGCCACCCCGACCCCTGGGAGATCGCGGACGCCACCAACGACCAGGTGTTCAGGGGATTGAAGCAACTCTCCTGGGGCCTCCTCGTTTCCCGCAAGGTGTTGAAGACAGGGAGATCAGCCAGGGAGGAATTCAAGTATCAGATCGTCCGCCGGATGAGGGACAAAGACTACTGTACTTCTCCCCTGGGCCAGAACTCCGCCGACGCCCATCACCGGAGAATCGAGGAAATGAAGAGGGACGCGGCCCTGTCCGGCGACAATCCCTCCAGGCCCTGCGGCCTCTGGAGTGATACCGTGGAGTCCGGCGACAACCACCTGTCCGGTCCGTCTCTGGAGGCCAACCCAATCCGGAGAAACCACCGGCTAGAGACGCTCCTGGAGTTGAAGAGGCTTAACCCGGATGATTCTGAACTAGACCAACTCATCCGCGAGGTTCAGGAAGAGACGGCAGAGGAGTAA
- the csb2 gene encoding type I-G CRISPR-associated protein Csb2 yields the protein MALVLEQSFPLGRFHATRWNQNPFEDPYGEWPPSPWRLLRALAARWFQYSRETGDSDDALRNRVLSKLARQAPCFRLPENTWRGRAIHQYHPVGLEEQYKYKKVPGSAKQVLDYSFKQVGTTLVQDHYRVITRLDPVYWIWEATELDSQEERLLSQVLQRLLYFGRAESYCRFQIVDDGRTITPNCRLERIAGTGNPVLVAIPDRELNLESLLAVTDSDQLKQRRIPPGTAWYYATIPTKKPVRPVPMTRRRYPPDVRVLQFAVGGRVYPPEAHWVKLTERFREEVIRQRCFQVSDRRTTRYGELTDEERDALSLIRGLDGAGNRVDGQTTAFFALIPDAEGLATRLICWRNSPFTDDEIDAFLAATELPLAWERGSMDWQIRLVVLPFSVPPPADYWSPAQVWQSVTPFVLPAGRQRFRRNGRRRPGETPEACLRKLLVRFGLPEPLVEGVEGGSTWTTIHETPPERQRRSEERGTRMRPGYRFRLQFGQPVPGPLCVGHSCHFGLGLFRRAT from the coding sequence ATGGCCCTAGTGCTTGAACAGTCCTTCCCACTCGGGCGGTTTCATGCGACTCGCTGGAACCAGAACCCGTTTGAAGACCCCTACGGCGAGTGGCCGCCTTCACCCTGGCGGCTGCTCCGTGCTCTCGCCGCTCGCTGGTTTCAGTATAGTCGCGAGACGGGTGACTCGGACGATGCCTTGCGAAATCGAGTCCTATCCAAGCTGGCTCGGCAAGCCCCTTGCTTCCGGCTGCCCGAGAACACTTGGCGGGGGCGTGCGATTCACCAGTACCACCCGGTCGGTCTGGAGGAGCAGTACAAGTACAAGAAGGTTCCCGGCAGTGCGAAGCAGGTACTCGATTACAGCTTCAAGCAAGTCGGGACCACGCTGGTGCAAGACCACTACCGAGTCATCACTCGTCTCGATCCCGTCTACTGGATCTGGGAAGCTACCGAATTGGACTCCCAAGAGGAGCGGCTGTTATCTCAGGTGCTCCAGCGGCTGCTCTACTTCGGGCGTGCCGAAAGCTATTGCCGCTTTCAGATAGTGGACGACGGGCGGACGATCACTCCAAACTGTCGCCTGGAGCGAATTGCCGGTACTGGCAACCCCGTCCTTGTCGCAATTCCGGACCGAGAACTCAACCTGGAATCACTGCTTGCCGTCACTGACAGCGATCAGCTTAAGCAGCGTCGGATTCCGCCAGGTACGGCGTGGTACTACGCGACGATTCCCACCAAGAAGCCTGTTAGGCCAGTTCCTATGACACGGCGGCGGTATCCGCCTGATGTTCGGGTTCTCCAATTCGCTGTTGGAGGCAGGGTCTACCCGCCGGAAGCTCATTGGGTCAAGTTGACCGAGCGGTTCCGCGAGGAGGTAATTCGGCAGCGGTGCTTTCAGGTCAGTGATAGGCGGACCACACGATATGGGGAGTTGACCGACGAGGAACGCGATGCCCTTTCGTTGATCCGGGGCCTTGACGGTGCGGGGAATCGAGTGGATGGGCAGACTACGGCGTTCTTCGCCCTCATCCCTGACGCCGAGGGGCTGGCGACCCGCTTGATCTGCTGGAGAAACTCCCCCTTCACGGATGATGAGATCGACGCCTTTCTGGCGGCTACCGAACTACCTCTGGCGTGGGAACGGGGGAGTATGGACTGGCAGATCCGCTTGGTCGTTCTCCCATTCTCGGTCCCCCCGCCAGCAGACTACTGGTCGCCGGCCCAGGTCTGGCAGTCGGTTACTCCGTTCGTCCTGCCGGCGGGCCGCCAGCGATTTCGGCGGAACGGACGCCGCCGTCCAGGCGAGACACCCGAAGCCTGCCTCCGCAAACTGCTCGTGCGATTCGGGCTACCAGAACCCTTGGTGGAAGGGGTTGAAGGCGGCTCGACGTGGACGACGATCCATGAGACGCCTCCGGAAAGGCAGCGGCGTTCCGAGGAACGGGGGACAAGGATGCGACCCGGCTACCGCTTCCGACTTCAGTTCGGACAGCCAGTTCCTGGTCCCCTTTGCGTCGGTCATTCCTGTCACTTCGGATTAGGGTTGTTTCGACGAGCAACTTGA
- a CDS encoding type I-G CRISPR-associated protein Cas7, with the protein MPTAVKISELSTKHKLLDPKGPVCLIIQAQMGVAAGLDRFQPAGFPEVGHVIYDAPRSDGQSEKVCIVDSPASMANHLEQVCLAGENDPDLNPDLAGLPYVKCVTDRDPTINGGSVTLKPDDPRDRVVTTSLTEGHRIASDYFLDARRLGAGSRPEESSFRDVLRREFQIIEVKKDKTYFIPPEAWWSIYQTLFKYDPNSLVHGVLFAKEQIKISRILTAHLEAIGAARVGRSGVKFDRLGKTTSGQPIFAVDEETAREIRATFIIDLALLRSYGRDVNQGEEKKTLGLTRPQKEFLLAFALWKIQQLLGRTFSYRSGCKLQMQNVSITTDEQKEGDEPLPAELPLIDIRSAITAATFPAEPITRVYYPFGDLFKPSKEDATTGTDEGEPEEESEEPDGPSA; encoded by the coding sequence ATGCCGACAGCCGTGAAAATCTCCGAGCTTTCGACGAAGCACAAGCTGCTGGACCCCAAAGGCCCGGTATGCCTGATTATCCAGGCCCAGATGGGTGTTGCTGCTGGCCTCGACCGCTTCCAACCGGCTGGCTTTCCCGAGGTCGGCCACGTCATCTACGACGCCCCGCGTTCCGACGGGCAGTCCGAGAAGGTCTGCATCGTGGACAGTCCGGCGAGCATGGCCAACCACCTGGAACAGGTGTGCTTGGCCGGCGAGAACGACCCCGACCTGAACCCGGACCTGGCGGGGCTTCCCTACGTCAAGTGTGTGACGGATCGAGACCCGACCATCAACGGCGGGAGTGTGACGCTGAAGCCCGACGACCCGCGTGATCGCGTCGTCACGACCAGTTTGACTGAGGGGCACCGAATCGCTTCCGACTACTTCCTCGACGCGAGGCGGTTGGGGGCGGGAAGCCGGCCCGAGGAGTCCAGTTTCCGAGACGTGCTCCGCAGGGAGTTCCAGATCATCGAGGTGAAAAAGGACAAGACGTACTTCATTCCCCCGGAAGCGTGGTGGTCGATCTACCAGACCCTGTTCAAGTACGATCCGAACTCCCTGGTTCACGGTGTCCTGTTCGCGAAGGAGCAGATCAAGATCAGCCGGATACTGACCGCTCATCTCGAAGCGATCGGGGCCGCTCGGGTCGGTCGCTCCGGCGTGAAGTTTGACCGGCTCGGCAAGACAACCTCCGGCCAGCCGATCTTCGCCGTGGACGAGGAAACGGCACGAGAGATCCGGGCCACGTTCATCATCGACTTGGCCCTGCTCCGCTCCTATGGCCGGGATGTCAACCAAGGAGAAGAGAAGAAGACGCTTGGGCTTACTCGCCCACAGAAGGAGTTCCTGCTCGCTTTCGCCCTCTGGAAGATTCAACAACTTCTCGGCAGGACTTTCTCCTACCGTTCGGGTTGCAAGCTGCAGATGCAGAACGTCTCGATCACGACCGACGAGCAGAAGGAGGGCGACGAGCCACTTCCCGCGGAGTTGCCGCTGATCGACATTCGATCCGCGATTACTGCCGCCACGTTCCCCGCCGAGCCGATCACCCGCGTCTACTACCCCTTCGGGGACCTCTTCAAGCCGAGTAAAGAAGATGCGACGACCGGGACCGACGAGGGCGAGCCTGAAGAGGAAAGCGAGGAGCCAGATGGCCCTAGTGCTTGA